A segment of the Candidatus Brevundimonas phytovorans genome:
CAAAGGCTGGCTCAACCGCCACTTTGGCGCCGAGCCGCCCCAACATCACAGCCCCAACTTCTTCATCAGCGACGTGACGGAGGGCGGCATCGGCTCGCACCACCGCCATCAGGTCTTCCGACCAGACAAGCGTCATTAGCGATCAGACCCTGACCTGGTGAACCAGGGGCCATGGCGACCGCCACGGCCCCCTTTTTTTTCAGCGGCGGCCGCCGTGCTTGGCGTATTCCAGCCGAGCAATGGCGCGATTGTGCACCTCGTCGGGGCCATCGGCGATCCTTAGGGTCCGCACCGTGGCGTAGAGTTCGGCCAGAGGCGTATCGCCGGACACACCCGCCCCGCCAAAGGCCTGGATGGCGTCGTCGATGACCTGCAGCGCCATCTTCGGCGCCGCCGTCTTGATCTGGGCGATCTCGGACTTGGCGTTCTTGGCGCCGACCTCGTCCATCATCCAGGCGGCCTTCAGCACCAGCAGGCGGCACATCTCGATATTGGTGCGCGCCTCGGCCACGCGCTGTTCCCACACCGAATGCTCGGCGATGGCCTTGCGGAAGGCGGTGCGCGTCAGCAGACGCTGGCACATCAGCTCCAGCGCGACCTCGGCCGCGCCGATCACGCGCATGCAATGGTGGATGCGGCCCGGGCCCAGGCGTCCCTGGGCGATCTCGAAGCCCCGCCCCTCGCCTGCAATCAGGTTCTCGATCGGGACACGGACATTCTCCAGCACCACCTCGGCGTGACCGATCGGCGCCTCGTCATAGCCGAACACCGACAGCATCCGCTCGACGCGGAAGCCCGGCGTGTCCACGGGGACGATGATCTGGCTCTGCTGCTGATGCGGCGCCGCATTCGGGTCGGTCTTGCCCATGACGATGGTCATGGCGACGTTCGGGTGCGCCATATTGGTCGACCACCACTTGCGGCCGTTGATCACATAATGGTCGCCGTCGCGGACGATGCGGGTCTGGATATTGGTCGCGTCCGACGAGGCCACCTCGGGCTCGGTCATCAGGAAGGCCGAGCGAATCTCGCCCGCCATCAGCGGCTTCAGCCAGCGTTCCTGCTGCGCGGCGTCGCCGTACATATGCAGGACTTCCATGTTTCCCGTGTCAGGCGCGTTGCAGTTGAACACCTCGGCCGACCACAGTCGCCGCCCCATCAACTCAGCGAGCGGCGCATATTCCAGATTGGTCAGACCCGCGCCGTGCTCGCCCGGCAGGAACATGTTCCACAGCCCGGCCTCACGCGCCTTGGCCTTCAGCGCCTCCATCACGGGGGCCTGGACCTTGGGATTGCCGTGAACCTGGGCGCGGTATTCCGCCTCAGCCGGCACGACATGCGCCTCAATGAAGGTCGACAGACGCTCGCGCCACATCAGGCCGCGTTCGGAGGGGGCGAAATCCATGGTCGTGTCCTCAATCTCTTCACCGCGCTTCTGCGAGCGCCGATAGCAAAACGGCGCGGCCCCGAGGGAGCCGCGCCGTTCTTTTTCTGGTGGCTCAGAAACGCATCAGCGCTTCAGCAGCGGCGCCAGCTTCTGGGCGATCATCATGTCGCCGGCGATCTTCAGCTTGCCCTGCATGAAGGCCATCATCGGGTCCAGCTTGCCTTCCGACAGGGCGACGAAGTCGTCCCACTTCATCGAGACGGTGGCGTCGGCGGGCTTGTCTTCGTTCGACACCGAGTTCGGCGTCGAGGCGCCGT
Coding sequences within it:
- a CDS encoding acyl-CoA dehydrogenase family protein, producing MDFAPSERGLMWRERLSTFIEAHVVPAEAEYRAQVHGNPKVQAPVMEALKAKAREAGLWNMFLPGEHGAGLTNLEYAPLAELMGRRLWSAEVFNCNAPDTGNMEVLHMYGDAAQQERWLKPLMAGEIRSAFLMTEPEVASSDATNIQTRIVRDGDHYVINGRKWWSTNMAHPNVAMTIVMGKTDPNAAPHQQQSQIIVPVDTPGFRVERMLSVFGYDEAPIGHAEVVLENVRVPIENLIAGEGRGFEIAQGRLGPGRIHHCMRVIGAAEVALELMCQRLLTRTAFRKAIAEHSVWEQRVAEARTNIEMCRLLVLKAAWMMDEVGAKNAKSEIAQIKTAAPKMALQVIDDAIQAFGGAGVSGDTPLAELYATVRTLRIADGPDEVHNRAIARLEYAKHGGRR
- a CDS encoding SCP2 sterol-binding domain-containing protein translates to MDLNAVTDHIRSAVGDNSGLGKTVKLDLGDVGKIFIDGASTPNSVSNEDKPADATVSMKWDDFVALSEGKLDPMMAFMQGKLKIAGDMMIAQKLAPLLKR